From the Acidobacteriota bacterium genome, the window TCGCTCACGGTGCGTTTGTTCGCCAACATCTTCGCCGGCGACATGGTCACCCTGGCGTTCTTCTCGCTCATCCCCATCGGCGTGCCTATCGTTTTCCTGGCGCTGCACATCGGCGTGTCGTTCATCCAGACGTACATCTTCGTGCTGCTCTCGGCGGTCTACCTGGGCGGAGCGTTGTCGGAAGAACACTAGGAAGAAGCAGTACTCAGTACCCGGTACCCAGTACTCAGAGATATCGACTTCATAATGGCTTCATGGAAGTGGCTGCGAGCGTGAGGGCGCCTGCACCAGGATGGCGTCAACCACCCACTGGCGGCAGATCATAATGCGCTACGACAGGAGAAAGTGAAATGCGTAGAGTAATGATGTTCGTACTGATGGCGATCGTGCTGATGGCCGCAGCGACGCCGGCTTCGGCGCAGACGGCACCCACCGGGGCGGCGGGGAACTGGCAATACGCGGGCATTGCGCTGGCGATCGCGGTCGCACTGGCTGCCTATGGGCAGTCGAAGGTGGCCTCGGCGGCGTGCGAGGGCATGGCGCGGAATCCCGCGGCGCGTCCTGGCATACAGCTGGCGCTGATCCTTGGACTCGCCTTCATCGAGTCGCTCGTGCTGTTCATCTGGGTCATGATCTTCCTGCGCGCACTCTAGCGCAGGACTCGTTTGCGGGCCTCTGCGAAAGCGGAGGCCCTTTGTTTTTGGCGCGCGTCGCGCGCTCCCATGTGCGAGTAAGTAAGACGACCCGCATTAGAAGTTAGAATGACTGCCGCGATGGGAACCGAAGCCGCGCTTCAGTTCGACAGCATGACCAAGGAATACCGGGGCTTCACCCGGCGGACGGCCGTCCGCGCGCTCGACGGCTTCTCGCTCGCGGTCGAGCGTGGCGAGATACTCGGCTTCCTCGGGCCGAACGGCGCGGGGAAGACGACGGCCATCCACATCGCGATGGGGTTCATGCGGCCGACACGTGGTGGTGGCCAGATGCTGGGCCAAGCGTTCGGTCACGCTCGCACGCGCGCCCGGGTCGGATTCCTGGCGGAGAACGTGGCGTTTGTCCATCGCTCGGCGGAGGCGGTGGTGCGCTACTACGGCGCGCTCAACGGCCTCGGTGGCGCGGCGCTGACCAAGCGCACGCGCGAGATGCTGGAGCTGCTCGAGCTGACGGACGTTGCCAGGCGCAACGTCTCGAAGTTCTCTCGCGGGATGCTACAGCGCGTGGGCCTGGCGCAGGCGCTGGTCAACGATCCCGAGCTTTTGGTGCTGGATGAGCCCACCTCGGCGCTCGATCCCATCGGACGAGTCGCCGTGCGCGAGTTGCTGCTGCGCGCCAAGGCCGCGGGCAAAACGGTCTTCCTGAGCTCACACATGCTCTCGGAGATCGAGCTGATCTCTGACCGCATCGCGGTTCTGGTTCACGGACGCGTGGCGCGCATGGGGACGACGAGCGAGCTGCTGGAATCGGGCGCGCAGTCGGAGATCGTCTTTCGTCACGCAGACCAGCGCGGCGCGGAGTTGCAAAGGCTAGACCCAAGCTTGGTCGTGCAGGCGGTGGCGGAGAACGGCCTCACCAAGATCACGGTAGCGAGTACGGCGCAGCGCGAGTACATCGAGCGCGTCTGGGCGGCCGGAGGCGAGGTGGTACGCGTGAATCCGGCGCGGCGCTCGTTGGAGGAGCTGTTCCTGGCGCTGGCCCAAG encodes:
- a CDS encoding ATP synthase F0 subunit C encodes the protein MRRVMMFVLMAIVLMAAATPASAQTAPTGAAGNWQYAGIALAIAVALAAYGQSKVASAACEGMARNPAARPGIQLALILGLAFIESLVLFIWVMIFLRAL
- a CDS encoding ABC transporter ATP-binding protein; translated protein: MGTEAALQFDSMTKEYRGFTRRTAVRALDGFSLAVERGEILGFLGPNGAGKTTAIHIAMGFMRPTRGGGQMLGQAFGHARTRARVGFLAENVAFVHRSAEAVVRYYGALNGLGGAALTKRTREMLELLELTDVARRNVSKFSRGMLQRVGLAQALVNDPELLVLDEPTSALDPIGRVAVRELLLRAKAAGKTVFLSSHMLSEIELISDRIAVLVHGRVARMGTTSELLESGAQSEIVFRHADQRGAELQRLDPSLVVQAVAENGLTKITVASTAQREYIERVWAAGGEVVRVNPARRSLEELFLALAQEKDEKDDKDDKGDQGAAHATGATPS